CATGCGGATGGGGGTGCGGGTGGATCGGGAGGGCATTCTCCGGCGCGACTACCACACCATCCGGGCTCATGGCAAGGGAGTTCAGGACACCGCTGTGTCCAATCGCTACTATCTTGCAGATGCGGTGTTTCTGGTGGGTCTGGAGAGTTCAGACCGGGCTCGACTCGAGGGCATCCAGGCCGCGCTCAAGAATCCGGTTTGGCCCCTTAGCTTTGGGCGCAAGTCTTTTGTACCCTCGCAGCCGGTGTGGCTCGAGGACGGACTGAAAGACTCAGGGCTTGAAGAGGCCCTAAGGAACTACCCACCCCTCACTTCTACCGAGCCCACCCGAATTGTTCTCGAGGCTGATCGGGGTTCACTCCGTATGGACAACCCCATCTCGAGCTTTGCAAAGAGGCGCTTTGGCGCACGGTTCGTTGAGTCCAAGTCCTGGGAGGAGTTTCGTGTACCTGAGCCGACTCCAGCTTGACCCCCGCTCCAAACAAGCCCGCACCGACCTCGCCAACCCCTACGAACTCCACGCCACCCTGTGCCGGGCCTTTGCCGCCGAAGACCAGACCCCACCCCGCTTTCTGTGGCGGCTCGAGGAGGGTAAGAACCCGGTGGTGCTGGTGCAGAGCGCCACTGAACCCGATTGGGACAAACTTGCTCAACGCTTCCCCGGCTACTTCCAGGAGCCGCCGAAGACCGGGCAACTCCCCCTCGAGCACCTCCAGCTCGGTCAAGTCCTGCGCTTT
The nucleotide sequence above comes from Meiothermus sp. CFH 77666. Encoded proteins:
- the cas5e gene encoding type I-E CRISPR-associated protein Cas5/CasD gives rise to the protein MRHTLLMRFAAPMQSWGTKSRFDERDTELEPSKSGVIGLICAALGVDREEEEPVLKLAAMRMGVRVDREGILRRDYHTIRAHGKGVQDTAVSNRYYLADAVFLVGLESSDRARLEGIQAALKNPVWPLSFGRKSFVPSQPVWLEDGLKDSGLEEALRNYPPLTSTEPTRIVLEADRGSLRMDNPISSFAKRRFGARFVESKSWEEFRVPEPTPA